In a genomic window of Gavia stellata isolate bGavSte3 chromosome 30, bGavSte3.hap2, whole genome shotgun sequence:
- the LRIF1 gene encoding ligand-dependent nuclear receptor-interacting factor 1 yields the protein MYRVVQTTGPDGKNLLKLLPISKSSGSFVPIVQSSAMPNNSKANISSPVHLTFKTQLANTTAPSSVKIPVFQSPNPGKIILTRTLDKQESVRAGSEKESLIPKSAANIQSSCVSVDRLSLQNIAVTSSSNQSNTAYMLVNTKSLPVTVKSPVLPSGHHLQIPADAEVKSVPASFLPPAIQQKILAAAATNVSGGADSTKMPTVIYVSPVNTVKTVLPKRLPAICPKPATEVSKTLLMTATQKGNSSSPETVTSDGQQCQRTPMKWIVQESPQSSAPCLIPVKSSNNVASKILKTLSDMKNVEVNSANILPLCSSGPGGSQTKITPIKDNALVMYNGKVYLLTKRGSDVLSAQADKQASSSSDASLKKETSKLIDSTAVNKITNKVVNLVLSKSKGVVLSQKDPKPCTNSKNSSPADLRNDLKSAPAALVTPSADQQSSAVNQRKSLPFSESISSGVTPVTAVGTQENVCQNGKEKIHSPKAASAVLPQSKQECAFSEDWQKIQCEKMDSPGKVIQIKHQEKPHWKQYLELRKKFGLSKEERVYLKRIPLRTSYEKPEERVCSSNSLKRKNYSWSSSSLDVEITNQHQECVKEEKIIVDLEEDLTKKRKIKSSPLSDSGKRRKTSVKSTTSPSSENSSSSSSVLNSSVSPPPVLSQQTISTDFVTSSLGRDSEQDLYCQYSDASDSSIPVLVSCEDDTSVLEGSFRDDAFPLTPPDLDETIRDEKIKRLKQLLREREAALEEMRRKMQQS from the exons ATGTACCGAGTAGTTCAGACGACGGGACCAGATGGAAAAAACCTTCTGAAATTACTTCCAATTTCTAAATCTTCTGGAAGCTTTGTGCCAATAGTTCAGTCTTCAGCCATGCCAAATAATTCTAAAGCGAATATTTCTAGTCCAGTCCATCTTACTTTTAAGACACAGCTTGCCAATACTACTGCACCTTCATCTGTTAAGATACCTGTTTTTCAGTCTCCTAATCCTGGAAAGATTATTCTTACAAGGACATTAGACAAACAGGAAAGTGTTAGGGCAGgttctgaaaaagaaagcttaattCCAAAATCAGCTGCTAACATCCAGAGCAGTTGTGTTTCAGTTGATAGACTGTCTTTGCAGAACATTGCTGTAACAAGTTCATCTAACCAGAGTAACACTGCATACATGTTGGTAAACACAAAAAGTCTTCCAGTTACTGTGAAGTCTCCAGTACTGCCCTCTGGCCACCACCTCCAGATACCAGCTGATGCAGAAGTGAAATCTGTCCCAGCTTCTTTTTTACCACCTGCAATACAGCAAAAAATACTTGCAGCTGCAGCAACAAATGTGTCTGGAGGAGCTGACAGTACAAAAATGCCAACTGTTATTTACGTGTCGCCAGTGAACACAGTGAAAACAGTACTTCCCAAGCGTTTACCAGCCATTTGCCCAAAACCTGCCACAGAAGTTTCAAAAACATTATTAATGACAGCTACACAAAAGGGAAATAGTTCTTCTCCTGAGACAGTAACATCTGATGGTCAGCAGTGCCAGCGAACTCCAATGAAATGGATTGTGCAGGAAAGTCCCCAGTCATCAGCGCCTTGCCTTATTCCTGTAAAGTCATCAAATAATGTGGCTTCCAAGATCTTGAAGACTTTGTCCGACATGAAGAATGTAGAAGTTAACTCTGCAAATATTTTACCACTCTGTTCTAGTGGTCCCGGTGGAAGTCAAACAAAAATCACACCTATTAAAGATAATGCTCTGGTCATGTACAATGGGAAAGTCTATTTGTTGACCAAAAGAGGCTCTGATGTTCTGTCAGCCCAAGCTGACAAACAAGCATCCTCCTCTTCCGATGCTTCACTTAAAAAGGAGACATCCAAGCTAATTGATTCTACTGCAGTCAATAAAATAACCAATAAAGTAGTGAATCTGGTATtgtcaaaaagcaaaggagTGGTGCTGTCTCAGAAAGATCCAAAACCATGTACAAACTCAAAAAATTCTTCACCAGCTGACTTAAGAAATGACTTAAAATCTGCACCTGCAGCTCTGGTGACACCAAGTGCTGATCAGCAGAGTTCCGCTGTAAACCAGAGAAAGAGTTTGCCCTTCAGCGAGAGCATTTCAAGTGGAGTGACCCCTGTTACAGCAGTAGGGACACAGGAAAATGTATGCcaaaatggcaaagaaaagaTTCATTCCCCCAAAGCAGCAAGTGCTGTTTTACCTCAGTCTAAGCAAGAGTGTGCTTTCAGTGAAGACTGGCAAAAG atcCAGTGTGAAAAGATGGATTCACCGGGAAAGGTTATTCAAATCAAACACCAAGAGAAGCCACATTGGAAACAATACTTggaattaaggaaaaaatttggTCTCTCTAAGGAGGAGAGAGTGTACCTTAAGAGAATACCATTAAGGACCTCCTATGAGAAACCAGAAGAAAGGGTTTGTTCCAGTAAcagtttgaaaaggaaaaattattcttgGAGTTCATCATCGTTAGATGTGGAAATAACAAATCAACATCAGGAATGCGTTAAAGAGGAAAAG ATAATTGTGGATCTGGAAGAGGATTTgactaagaaaagaaaaataaaatcctcacCGCTGTCAGACagtggaaagagaaggaaaacttcAGTCAAATCAACCACAAGTCCAAGTTCAGAGAATAGCAGCTCAAGTTCCAGTGTACTTAACAGCAGTGTTTCACCTCCACCAGTCTTATCGCAGCAGACTATTTCCACAGACTTTGTTACATCATCTCTAGGGAGGGACTCTGAGCAAGACCTGTACTGTCAATATAGTGATGCTTCAGACTCAAGTATTCCAGTTTTAGTGTCTTGTGAAGATGATACTTCAGTCCTTGAAGGTTCTTTCAGAGATGATGCTTTCCCTTTGACTCCCCCAGACTTGGATGAAACAATACgggatgaaaaaataaaacgACTTAAACAGCTCTTAAGAGAACGGGAAGCGGCGCTTGAAGAGATGCgtagaaaaatgcagcaaagcTGA